The Hemibagrus wyckioides isolate EC202008001 linkage group LG10, SWU_Hwy_1.0, whole genome shotgun sequence genome includes a window with the following:
- the zbtb7a gene encoding zinc finger and BTB domain-containing protein 7A isoform X1, which translates to MKEGGKERAKGVRRGLPPKTGRRTDGRTETRAAAAIGGSTAGWWKMSSGAGGRACEAEEGPVGIPFPEHSADLLDGLNRQRLSGLLCDVLLVVQEREFPAHRSVLASCSSYFHKLFTSGLAAERQSVYALDFVHAEALAALLDFAYTATLTVSRSSVADILSAARLLEISPVQEICTHLLDTKVLSLPTGSERREDDLEEDGKCGRRSREQGNRLRAREYLEFFQRGAHWSSSCSTPELRDMPAHLHFSHRNGADSNGTPSNYFPPPGPGLAIHPPPDLEDDPDEQQDTKDVLIWARGNGTEALSHFYAPSSQNGHFYLQSEPKTEREAEVEREVERGPASALLQQMMDSIERQKERPAGAENEGADGDEPDVEFYLKYFNSVQREEATVPLWATVRGGEGRGTGGQPSTGNAGGERKMRSKAFQKCPICSKVIQGAGKLPRHIRTHTGEKPYECAICKVRFTRQDKLKVHMRKHTGEKPYLCTQCGAAFAHNYDLKNHMRVHTGLRPYQCSSCFKTFVRSDHLHRHLKKDGCNGIPSRRGRKPRVREPDVLEAPLEPTGAGPRSSRGQLHPEDEDDEEEEGIGVVVMEEVPESRTHSPLADREARGDATARQRDATTP; encoded by the exons atgaAGGAGGGGGGCAAAGAGAGGGCAAAAGGGGTTAGAAGAGGATTGCCACCGAAA ACAGGCAGACGGACAGACGGCAGGACGGAGACCCGGGCGGCGGCTGCGATTGGCGGCTCGACGGCAGGCTGGTGGAAGATGTCGTCAGGGGCCGGCGGGCGGGCGTGCGAGGCAGAGGAGGGCCCAGTGGGCATCCCCTTTCCTGAGCACAGTGCCGACCTGCTGGATGGCTTGAACCGGCAGCGGCTCAGCGGCTTGCTGTGTGATGTGCTGCTGGTGGTACAGGAGCGCGAGTTCCCCGCCCACCGCTCGGTTCTAGCCTCCTGCAGCTCCTATTTCCACAAACTCTTTACCTCAGGCCTGGCTGCTGAGCGCCAGAGTGTATACGCACTGGACTTTGTGCATGCTGAGGCGCTTGCTGCACTGCTGGACTTCGCCTACACAGCCACACTCACCGTCAGCCGTAGCAGTGTAGCCGACATCCTAAGTGCTGCTCGTCTGCTTGAGATCTCCCCCGTCCAGGAAATCTGCACACACCTGCTCGACACCAAAGTGCTCTCCCTTCCG ACGGGCAGCGAGCGAAGAGAGGACGACCTGGAAGAGGATGGAAAGTGTGGACGGAGAAGCCGAGAGCAGGGCAACCGGCTACGTGCTCGCGAGTACCTGGAATTCTTCCAGAGAGGGGCGCACTGGAGCAGCAGCTGCAGTACGCCAGAGCTCAGGGACATGCCCGCACACCTGCACTTTAGCCATCGCAATGGCGCTGACAGCAATGGCACGCCGTCTAACTACTTCCCTCCCCCTGGCCCAGGGCTGGCGATACACCCTCCACCAGACCTGGAGGATGATCCAGATGAGCAGCAGGACACCAAGGACGTGCTGATCTGGGCTCGAGGGAATGGCACTGAAGCGCTTTCACACTTCTATGCCCCATCATCACAGAATGGACACTTCTACCTCCAATCTGAGCCCAAGACAGAGCGGGAAGCAGAGGTGGAGCGAGAGGTGGAGCGAGGGCCGGCCAGTGCTCTCCTGCAGCAGATGATGGACTCTATAGAGCGGCAGAAGGAGAGGCCAGCTGGAGCTGAAAACGAGGGTGCTGACGGTGATGAGCCTGACGTGGAGTTTTACTTGAAGTACTTTAACAGTGTGCAGCGTGAGGAGGCAACCGTTCCACTCTGGGCCACAGTGCGAGGTGGAGAAGGTAGGGGCACTGGAGGCCAACCTAGCACAGGGAACGCTGGCGGTGAGAGAAAAATGCGCTCCAAGGCCTTCCAGAAGTGCCCTATTTGCTCCAAGGTCATCCAGGGTGCTGGCAAACTACCCCGCCACATCCGCACGCACACTGGAGAGAAGCCCTATGAGTGTGCCATCTGCAAAGTGCGCTTCACCAG acaagACAAGCTCAAGGTTCACATGCGCAAGCATACAGGAGAAAAGCCTTACCTGTGCACACAGTGTGGTGCCGCCTTCGCTCACAACTATGACCTGAAGAATCACATGCGTGTACATACAGGCTTACGTCCCTATCAGTGCTCCAGCTGCTTTAAGACCTTTGTGCGCTCGGACCATCTTCACCGCCACTTGAAGAAGGATGGCTGCAATGGCATCCCGTCTCGTCGTGGGCGCAAGCCTCGTGTACGAGAACCAGATGTGCTTGAAGCACCTCTGGAGCCAACCGGTGCAGGGCCGAGATCCAGCAGGGGCCAACTGCATccagaggatgaggatgatgaagaggaggagggcaTTGGTGTGGTTGTTATGGAAGAAGTTCCAGAGAGTCGCACACATAGCCCACTGGCTGACAGAGAGGCTAGAGGAGATGCAACTGCAAGGCAAAGAGACGCCACAACACcataa
- the zbtb7a gene encoding zinc finger and BTB domain-containing protein 7A isoform X2: MSSGAGGRACEAEEGPVGIPFPEHSADLLDGLNRQRLSGLLCDVLLVVQEREFPAHRSVLASCSSYFHKLFTSGLAAERQSVYALDFVHAEALAALLDFAYTATLTVSRSSVADILSAARLLEISPVQEICTHLLDTKVLSLPTGSERREDDLEEDGKCGRRSREQGNRLRAREYLEFFQRGAHWSSSCSTPELRDMPAHLHFSHRNGADSNGTPSNYFPPPGPGLAIHPPPDLEDDPDEQQDTKDVLIWARGNGTEALSHFYAPSSQNGHFYLQSEPKTEREAEVEREVERGPASALLQQMMDSIERQKERPAGAENEGADGDEPDVEFYLKYFNSVQREEATVPLWATVRGGEGRGTGGQPSTGNAGGERKMRSKAFQKCPICSKVIQGAGKLPRHIRTHTGEKPYECAICKVRFTRQDKLKVHMRKHTGEKPYLCTQCGAAFAHNYDLKNHMRVHTGLRPYQCSSCFKTFVRSDHLHRHLKKDGCNGIPSRRGRKPRVREPDVLEAPLEPTGAGPRSSRGQLHPEDEDDEEEEGIGVVVMEEVPESRTHSPLADREARGDATARQRDATTP, encoded by the exons ATGTCGTCAGGGGCCGGCGGGCGGGCGTGCGAGGCAGAGGAGGGCCCAGTGGGCATCCCCTTTCCTGAGCACAGTGCCGACCTGCTGGATGGCTTGAACCGGCAGCGGCTCAGCGGCTTGCTGTGTGATGTGCTGCTGGTGGTACAGGAGCGCGAGTTCCCCGCCCACCGCTCGGTTCTAGCCTCCTGCAGCTCCTATTTCCACAAACTCTTTACCTCAGGCCTGGCTGCTGAGCGCCAGAGTGTATACGCACTGGACTTTGTGCATGCTGAGGCGCTTGCTGCACTGCTGGACTTCGCCTACACAGCCACACTCACCGTCAGCCGTAGCAGTGTAGCCGACATCCTAAGTGCTGCTCGTCTGCTTGAGATCTCCCCCGTCCAGGAAATCTGCACACACCTGCTCGACACCAAAGTGCTCTCCCTTCCG ACGGGCAGCGAGCGAAGAGAGGACGACCTGGAAGAGGATGGAAAGTGTGGACGGAGAAGCCGAGAGCAGGGCAACCGGCTACGTGCTCGCGAGTACCTGGAATTCTTCCAGAGAGGGGCGCACTGGAGCAGCAGCTGCAGTACGCCAGAGCTCAGGGACATGCCCGCACACCTGCACTTTAGCCATCGCAATGGCGCTGACAGCAATGGCACGCCGTCTAACTACTTCCCTCCCCCTGGCCCAGGGCTGGCGATACACCCTCCACCAGACCTGGAGGATGATCCAGATGAGCAGCAGGACACCAAGGACGTGCTGATCTGGGCTCGAGGGAATGGCACTGAAGCGCTTTCACACTTCTATGCCCCATCATCACAGAATGGACACTTCTACCTCCAATCTGAGCCCAAGACAGAGCGGGAAGCAGAGGTGGAGCGAGAGGTGGAGCGAGGGCCGGCCAGTGCTCTCCTGCAGCAGATGATGGACTCTATAGAGCGGCAGAAGGAGAGGCCAGCTGGAGCTGAAAACGAGGGTGCTGACGGTGATGAGCCTGACGTGGAGTTTTACTTGAAGTACTTTAACAGTGTGCAGCGTGAGGAGGCAACCGTTCCACTCTGGGCCACAGTGCGAGGTGGAGAAGGTAGGGGCACTGGAGGCCAACCTAGCACAGGGAACGCTGGCGGTGAGAGAAAAATGCGCTCCAAGGCCTTCCAGAAGTGCCCTATTTGCTCCAAGGTCATCCAGGGTGCTGGCAAACTACCCCGCCACATCCGCACGCACACTGGAGAGAAGCCCTATGAGTGTGCCATCTGCAAAGTGCGCTTCACCAG acaagACAAGCTCAAGGTTCACATGCGCAAGCATACAGGAGAAAAGCCTTACCTGTGCACACAGTGTGGTGCCGCCTTCGCTCACAACTATGACCTGAAGAATCACATGCGTGTACATACAGGCTTACGTCCCTATCAGTGCTCCAGCTGCTTTAAGACCTTTGTGCGCTCGGACCATCTTCACCGCCACTTGAAGAAGGATGGCTGCAATGGCATCCCGTCTCGTCGTGGGCGCAAGCCTCGTGTACGAGAACCAGATGTGCTTGAAGCACCTCTGGAGCCAACCGGTGCAGGGCCGAGATCCAGCAGGGGCCAACTGCATccagaggatgaggatgatgaagaggaggagggcaTTGGTGTGGTTGTTATGGAAGAAGTTCCAGAGAGTCGCACACATAGCCCACTGGCTGACAGAGAGGCTAGAGGAGATGCAACTGCAAGGCAAAGAGACGCCACAACACcataa